ATATCTTGTGATGATGCAGGGACCTCGTAGGGTATCACGGAGCCGTAGCCCTCGAAGGTAACCTATCAAATGTATTTTGTGAATTATATGTTGATTTAACTCAGAAATTTCATatgattatattattatattgtgTCCGTGTCAGGCCTATTAGAGGGAGGAataacagcagcagcagcaccaGCAGTTCTCCTCCGCCTAAGCCATAAATCATGATGAGTTGGCTTTCAGCAGTGCTCTATGCTTTTGGGCTGCGACTAAACTTTTGTAATCACTAGTTTGCTGTAAACAAAGTTTGTACCTGGCTGCTGATTCTTCAATTAGAAATTTTCTTAACCGCGAATTATGCCTGTACTCCGATGCAGAATCTATGTTGAGAAATTATTTACAGTTAACAATTCGGACATGTGGAAGCTTTGATAATTTTCTCGATTGAGATATTATCGTGACAAGTGTTTGGGAATATATGCAGCAGCTCTTCTTGCTGATACAGTAGTTGCATTTTGCAGTAAAAATAACAAGCTATACAAATGCAGACTTCATTTCAATTGATTGGTGAAGCACAATGCACATTGCATGGATAACCTAATTTCATTTTGTTTCGATCAATTACAACAAAACGACGTGACATTTCAGATGATAGGAAAACGTATGCATGCCACAACCTCTCGATATTGGAACCCAATATCGTTGGCATTTCAATTGCGGAAAGGTTGCTGGTCCTCGAAAGGTAACTCAATAGGTGTTGCATTGGCATAGAACTCTTCCAAGTTGTAATGATCCCTTTGTGGAGGAAGAAAAATATGTACAACTACATCACCTGGAATAAGTAGTATACATAGTAATATGCAAATTagcaatatgaaaaatattcaaACCCCATATAGCCCCCTGCTGCACAATGTAGCCTCTGTTGGAACAGTTgctaaaatattttcatacaatGATGGCAGATCATATACATGGCTGAACTTCTACAGAAGGGGGTGCATATATAAAAACGTAATGTTGAACATAAATGCCAGTCCCCATATAGTTGAGCATAAAAAAGCATATTCAAGATATTAGCACTTTTAATGCCCTGCTTTGCATGAACTTTGTGTTTCGCCTATACTAGACTAAGTGAGTTTAGTTATTTGTTCTGAAAAACACATGCTGCAAAACcatttctttctctttcttttttctttttcttgataAAATCTATGGTGTAACCCAAACAAACTTACCGAAGTCCAACAATGTCCAAGAGTTGGGTTTGAAATCCCCAGTTGCGGTTCTTCCATATTTTGATTCAGCTAAATGTCTGATTCTAGacctaataaaaaataaaccatTCTTTAGGAAATATGACATCTAATAAGCAATGAAGTAACTGAATTGTCAAGCGTGAGCAAGATTAGATGCCAAAGTAACTGCCTTACCCAATTGCATCAACCTGAGGTCGAGAAAATGCAGTGGCAATGATGAAAAACCGAGTCCAATAAACCAGAGGTTTCACAAAAAGAAGCTTTATATCTGCTGCCTTTACATCACTAGCAACCTTGGCCAGTGCTACGGCAACTGCATCAACCAGAAGAAACTGTCAGTTAATTTGTTAATTCTAGCTTGAGAGAAGCCACAATATAGTCCTTAATCTATGCATTTATTGGGATCAAGATACAGAAAAAAAATGCAAGTTACAGATGTGGAATATGTGTGAAGGAACCTAAGCACCATTAGGTGAATCCATGTACATCCCTCTTCTTCAAAGGACTGTAAAAACAAAAATGGGTATGTCATGAAACCATTTGGATTGGCACAACTAAAGAGACACGATAATTGCTAGGTTTGATAGATAATCAAGTTGAATGCCAATTTGATGTGGTATGCTGCTAGCAAAATGAACTCTTTGAGCTTCTGCATGTTTTTTAAAAAGCTCTCAatgcacacacacaaacacaataAATActtctccctccgtcccacgaaacaTGAGTCATGTTCTTTTTTAGGCCGTCCCACGAAACTTGTTACGTTTCCTTATATGcaaaagtttttccctttattcacattttcactttttcacctatcacacttaacacactaaatactagtACTTTCTTAaattccgtgcccaaaagaagtgactCATGTTTCTCGGGAGGGAGGGAGTATGCTCCTAACAAATATGCAGTCGCCATACTTATGGTGCACGTAGACGGATAAGTCAGGGAACTCACACGTCAAGCTTTCAGCATCATCATCAACCT
The genomic region above belongs to Salvia miltiorrhiza cultivar Shanhuang (shh) chromosome 5, IMPLAD_Smil_shh, whole genome shotgun sequence and contains:
- the LOC130986054 gene encoding protein Iojap, chloroplastic; protein product: MIILHHPILPSCTKSSTPGGHFRRKSELFRSHKKLSISNGTGFQYLRMSSAQEHFLPPLAVGSNVSEDTDDMYDDLFEKYGKVVFKRNDQKAVREEVDDDAESLTFAVALAKVASDVKAADIKLLFVKPLVYWTRFFIIATAFSRPQVDAIGSRIRHLAESKYGRTATGDFKPNSWTLLDFGDVVVHIFLPPQRDHYNLEEFYANATPIELPFEDQQPFRN